A DNA window from Danio aesculapii chromosome 1, fDanAes4.1, whole genome shotgun sequence contains the following coding sequences:
- the htr1fb gene encoding 5-hydroxytryptamine receptor 1F, protein MDPINCSSVDFSDVLASKMSPSKILLSLTLSFLAVATTAINSLVITAILITRKLHQPANYLICSLAVTDLLVAVLVMPVSIVYIAEETWVLGPIVCHLWLGVDVTCCTCSILHLAAIALDRYRAITDAVAYSQKRTYKRAIVTILSLWTLSVLVSLPPLVWRKLPKVEFKDGKREPMDCLIEHDHVAFTVYSTFGAFYIPLALILVLYYKIYKAAEMLRNRRGSSRLVKQTVSSVMLPGMSSDKDIALSPDSFCPIEKSFSDPSTDGERVRITSSSGNLIRVRRNPGARERRAALTLGLILGAFVVCWLPFFLKEVIVNICPTCTTSAVLADFLTWLGYLNSLINPLIYTIFNEDFKKAFKKLLPLCCSTVL, encoded by the coding sequence ATGGACCCCATCAACTGCTCGTCTGTGGATTTCTCTGATGTTCTGGCCAGCAAGATGAGCCCCAGTAAGATCCTCCTTTCTCTGACTCTCTCCTTCCTGGCTGTGGCCACCACCGCCATCAACTCCCTGGTCATCACTGCCATCCTGATCACCCGCAAACTCCACCAACCCGCCAACTACCTCATTTGCTCTCTAGCTGTGACAGACCTTCTGGTCGCTGTTCTGGTGATGCCCGTCAGCATTGTGTACATAGCAGAAGAGACCTGGGTTCTTGGTCCCATTGTCTGCCACCTGTGGTTAGGTGTCGATGTTACATGCTGCACCTGCTCAATTTTACACCTCGCCGCCATTGCGCTTGATCGATACCGTGCCATCACTGATGCTGTGGCGTATTCACAAAAGCGCACATATAAAAGAGCGATCGTAACCATATTGTCTCTGTGGACACTTTCCGTCCTGGTGTCCCTTCCACCCTTAGTATGGAGGAAATTGCCTAAAGTGGAATTCAAGGACGGGAAGAGGGAGCCCATGGACTGTTTAATCGAACACGACCACGTGGCTTTTACCGTTTACTCAACTTTTGGAGCATTTTACATTCCTCTGGCACTCATTTTGGTTCTTTACTACAAGATCTACAAGGCGGCGGAGATGCTTCGTAACCGTAGAGGAAGCAGCCGGTTAGTCAAACAGACCGTCAGCAGTGTAATGCTTCCGGGAATGAGCTCTGATAAAGACATCGCTTTAAGTCCTGACTCATTTTGCCCAATTGAGAAGTCTTTTTCTGATCCTTCGACAGATGGGGAAAGAGTACGCATTACTTCCTCATCAGGTAATCTCATCAGAGTCCGGAGGAACCCGGGAGCCAGGGAGAGACGGGCAGCTTTGACATTAGGACTAATCCTGGGAGCTTTTGTGGTGTGTTGGTTACCGTTCTTCCTGAAGGAGGTGATTGTAAATATTTGTCCGACCTGCACCACCTCTGCGGTGCTTGCAGATTTCCTCACCTGGCTTGGTTATCTCAATTCTCTCATAAACCCACTAATATACACCATCTTTAATGAGGACTTTAAGAAAGCCTTTAAAAAACTTCTGCCACTCTGTTGCAGCACTGTCTTGTGA